A region of Gammaproteobacteria bacterium DNA encodes the following proteins:
- the ligA gene encoding NAD-dependent DNA ligase LigA, whose product MVKELDELRRQIHEHNYRYYILNDPTISDAQYDRIFKKIQTLESSHPELIISDSPTQRVGHAPASGFAPVEHIVPMLSLANAFTKEDVNAFDKRVRQKLMQEDSIEYVCETKLDGVAVSLIYKEGNLVGAATRGDGTTGEDITQNVRTINAVPLHLRGKNFPMLLEVRGEVYLGKLEFEDLNNRARDSGQKIFVNPRNAASGSLRQLDPRITAGRSLKICCFSLGAISEGFPLPDRHSDILYQLQEWGLRISSEMRVVEDVEGCLRYHQQINEQRQSLAYEIDGVVYKVNSITAQKALGFVSRAPRWAIAHKFPPSEELTEVLDIEFNVGRTGTLTPLARLKPVFVGGVTVSNATLHNLDEVYRKDIRIGDTVIVRRAGDVIPEIVGSVVEKRLPKATPIVLPEHCPVCNSDVIRPEGESAARCTGGLYCHAQLKNSILHFASRRAMDIEGLGDRMVDQLLETHLIQNIVDIFKLAVDQVADLERMGKKSAANLINAIEKSKKTTLPRFLYGLGIREVGEATALTLVQHYHHIKAIMAADEESLQQAPDIGPIVASHIASFFRQECNRQIINELQELGVHWVEQKSQDNLVLSGKTFVLTGTLHQMSRDDAKEVLQSLGAKVANSVSRKTSYVVVGDDPGSKYEKARELNIPILDEVAFLKFLNEYKK is encoded by the coding sequence GTGGTTAAAGAGCTTGACGAGTTAAGAAGACAAATTCATGAGCATAATTATCGCTACTATATTTTAAATGACCCCACCATTTCCGATGCTCAGTACGATCGAATTTTCAAGAAAATACAGACCCTGGAATCATCGCATCCTGAATTAATTATCTCCGATTCTCCAACGCAACGCGTAGGTCATGCACCTGCTAGTGGTTTCGCTCCCGTAGAGCATATTGTTCCTATGTTATCCTTGGCTAATGCTTTTACAAAGGAAGATGTTAATGCATTTGATAAACGAGTACGCCAAAAACTTATGCAGGAAGACTCGATTGAATACGTTTGCGAAACCAAATTAGATGGTGTAGCAGTGAGTTTAATCTATAAAGAAGGCAATTTAGTAGGAGCCGCCACTCGAGGTGATGGCACAACGGGTGAAGATATTACGCAAAACGTTCGCACTATTAATGCTGTTCCACTACATCTACGCGGCAAAAATTTTCCAATGTTACTTGAAGTTCGGGGTGAGGTGTATTTAGGTAAGTTAGAATTTGAAGACCTGAATAACAGGGCAAGAGACTCAGGACAGAAAATTTTTGTTAACCCTAGAAATGCGGCATCAGGCAGTTTACGACAATTAGATCCACGTATTACAGCAGGACGCTCTTTAAAAATATGTTGTTTTTCATTAGGGGCAATTTCTGAAGGTTTCCCACTTCCGGATCGTCATAGCGATATTTTGTATCAACTCCAAGAGTGGGGTTTGCGGATCAGCTCTGAAATGCGTGTAGTAGAAGATGTCGAAGGGTGCCTTCGCTATCATCAACAAATCAATGAACAGCGTCAATCCTTGGCCTATGAAATTGATGGAGTTGTTTATAAAGTAAATTCTATAACAGCACAAAAAGCATTAGGTTTTGTTTCACGCGCTCCCCGGTGGGCAATTGCACATAAATTTCCCCCTAGTGAAGAACTGACGGAAGTATTAGACATTGAGTTCAATGTGGGCAGGACAGGTACCTTAACGCCACTAGCAAGGCTTAAACCTGTGTTTGTGGGCGGAGTGACGGTGAGTAACGCTACGCTACATAATCTAGATGAAGTATATCGAAAAGATATCAGGATAGGTGACACTGTTATCGTGAGAAGAGCAGGGGATGTCATTCCTGAGATTGTCGGTTCTGTCGTCGAAAAGCGTTTGCCGAAGGCTACACCCATTGTGTTACCCGAACATTGTCCTGTTTGTAATTCAGATGTAATTAGACCGGAGGGGGAATCCGCAGCAAGATGTACTGGAGGACTTTATTGTCATGCCCAGCTAAAAAATTCAATCTTACATTTTGCCTCACGGCGTGCAATGGATATTGAGGGGTTGGGCGATCGGATGGTGGATCAGCTACTGGAAACCCATCTCATCCAAAACATCGTCGATATTTTTAAATTAGCGGTGGATCAAGTGGCTGATTTGGAACGAATGGGCAAAAAATCTGCCGCAAATTTGATCAACGCAATCGAAAAAAGTAAAAAAACCACCTTGCCACGATTTTTATATGGGTTAGGAATAAGAGAAGTAGGAGAAGCCACGGCGCTCACGCTTGTTCAACACTATCACCATATTAAAGCGATTATGGCGGCAGATGAAGAAAGTTTACAACAAGCGCCCGACATCGGTCCCATAGTTGCAAGCCACATAGCGAGTTTTTTCAGACAAGAATGTAACCGTCAAATCATCAATGAATTGCAAGAATTAGGAGTGCATTGGGTTGAGCAAAAATCCCAAGATAATCTCGTATTGTCAGGTAAAACATTTGTGCTAACAGGAACCTTACATCAAATGTCACGTGATGACGCAAAGGAAGTATTGCAATCTTTGGGGGCAAAAGTGGCAAATAGCGTATCCCGTAAAACCTCTTATGTGGTGGTGGGTGATGACCCCGGTTCAAAGTATGAAAAAGCAAGAGAATTGAATATCCCAATATTAGATGAAGTCGCCTTTTTAAAATTTTTAAATGAATATAAAAAATAG